A single genomic interval of Syntrophorhabdaceae bacterium harbors:
- a CDS encoding P-II family nitrogen regulator: protein MKKIEALIKPFKLDEVASALTAIGIQGMTVSEVKGFGRQKGHTALHGGNAHEMIFVAKVKIDLVVADDIVEKALLVIQESAQTGDFGDGKIFVSSLEDVVRIRTGEKGVTTIR from the coding sequence ATGAAGAAGATTGAGGCCCTTATTAAACCGTTCAAACTGGACGAGGTGGCGAGCGCTCTCACGGCAATCGGGATTCAGGGTATGACGGTGAGCGAGGTAAAAGGTTTCGGCAGGCAAAAAGGGCACACGGCGCTTCACGGCGGCAATGCGCATGAAATGATCTTTGTGGCCAAGGTAAAGATAGACCTCGTGGTAGCTGACGACATTGTCGAAAAGGCGCTACTGGTAATACAGGAGAGCGCGCAAACCGGGGATTTCGGAGATGGAAAAATATTCGTCTCCTCTCTTGAAGATGTGGTGAGAATAAGGACCGGGGAAAAAGGCGTCACCACCATTCGATGA